GTAGGTCTAATTTTGGCGGAGAGACTCCAAGGCTACCGGAGGGCTAGCTAGTCTCTACTTGCTAGGACCTTGAATGTGCACGTTTATAAGATATCACAAGTATTATTCTAATAATGATCGCATCAACTAAACTTTGTGTTGTGAAACTTGAATCTTTCACAAGCTTCAGGCTTCACGTAAGCAATCAATAAAACACCAACAAACACTGAACAACCGAAATATAAATTGCACAATTATATAATTCAGTAAAGAAGGAGACTCAAGAATTATAGTGGTTTGGCTTGAAATGCCTACATCCACTTTAGAACTCGGAGCAAAGCTTTATTGATGAACAAAGAGAGCATTACAATTTTCAGAACTAACTGATGAATTCagacgaagaagaagaagtgttCCAACTGAATTCTCAGCTGTTATTAATAGCCTAAACTAATAACCGGCCCACTAATCATATTAGCCCAGCCCATTAGTTACATCCTACCAAGCCTATCTCTTTTACTCCTTAGCCCACAAACTCAGCTTGTTGTTCCTTCACCATTCGACTATGGAATACATTGATCAAAGCTCAACAAATCTCCTCCTGATCATTATGATTGTCTTCGGTTGGTACCTTCTTGATATTGACTTTTCCACTTTCAATAACGTCTCGAATGAAATGAAGCCTCACATCTATATGTATTGTTCTTTCATGGTGTATTGGATTCTTGGCTAACTGAACTGCCCATTGGCTGTCACACAATATAGAAGCTTCTGCTTTCATGCCTTCTATTTCTTCCACTATGCCTTTAATCCATAACGCCTCCTTAAAAGCTTCAATGGCAGCCacatattctgcctcagtggttgaAAGGGCTACTATAGGTTGAAGACTTGCTTTCCAGCTTATTGTATTACCATAAAGAGTAAAGACATAGCTTGTTTGAGACTTCCTTCTGTCTTGATCACTAGCAAAGTCCAATTCCACATACCCTTCAACCTTCTCTCTTTCACTCCACCTGCCTGTGTAAGTTAGGCCAATATCTTGGGAGCCCTTCAGATACCTAAGTATCCACTTAACAGCCTGCCAATGTTCCGGTCCAGGATTAGACATGAATCTACTGACTAAACTTGATGCATATGCAAGATCTGGCCGTGTACACACCATCCCATACATTATGCTCCCGACTGCGTTGGCATATGGTATTATCTTCATTTCATTGATACCATCCTCTGTTACTGGACTTTGTACAGCTGATAGCTTTATGTGAGCTCCTATCGGAGTTATAACTTGTTTGGCTTGTTCCATGTTAAACCGATTCAGGACTTTCCTGATGTAGTTGCTCTGTGTAATGTGTAGTGTTCCCTTTGGTCTATTTCTATGAATTTCCACTCCCAGAATTTTTTATGCTTGACCCatgtccttcatttcaaattcagtTGCCAGTAGTGACTTGCTATGagcatatcatcaacatataaaatcagaTAGATTACTCCATTACCACGAGCATGTTTATAATAGAAACATGCATCATAGCAACTTTTTTTAAACCCTTTTTCCGTCATGAATTTGACAAACCTCAAGTACCATTGTCTGGGTGCTTGATTGAGGCCATATAGTGATTTTTTCAGCAGGCACACTTTATCCCTATCCTTTTCCAGTACATATCCTTCGGGTTGAGTCATGTAGATTGTCTCCTCCAGGTTACCATGCAAGAAAGCTGTCTTGACATATATTTGCTTTAAATTCAGATCATAATGGACCACCATTGACAGCAGGATTCTTATTGATGTATGTTTCACTACCGGAGAGAATATTTCTTTAAAGTCTATGCCTTCTTGTTGTGTATACCCTTTAGCAACTAGTCTGGCTTTGTGTTTGGGATCCATAACCCCTGGGATTCCTTATTTCAGCTTGTATATCCATTTTCTACCAATGATCCTTTGGTTCTTCGGTTTTTGGACTAGAACCCAGGTGTCATTCTTTTCCAGAGATCTCATCTCCTCATCCATAGCATGTTTCCAGAGTTGACTTAAGTCAATGTCCATAGCTTCATTGTAAGTCCTTGGTTCATTGCTCATGAAGTCTGCTGCCGACATAAGCGCATAGGCAGTAACTTCATCATATCCAAACTTGTTGGTAGGCTTGTAAAATTGGGTCAGGCCCGTCAGGTCGGCCCGCCCCGTCATAAAAATTGAGcgggttgggttgataaaatagcagcccgtTTGGAGGCGGGCCAAACGGGTTGAGCCCATTTGGGTTGCGGGCCAAACGGGTTGAGCCCGTTTAGGTTGCGGGTTGGCCCGCCAAATTAgggtagaattttatatttttaagttttatataaaaattactatttcttccttattttttctCATGTGCCTAAGCCTGCCAAATTAGGGtagaattttataattttaagttttatataaaaattcatatttcttccttattttttctCATGTGCCTAACTTCAATCACTCTGGTAAAATCTCtatgcttctatttttttttgaagatgttATACTCTCCAGTCTCCTccctttttttaatgtttaactcgaactaatccagaattatcgaaataatatagtaaataaagtAATTACGTGTATTGTTgaacacataatattttttgaaatttacgACCGTCTGTTTCCTCGACTTTATGTTATCTTCCAATGTTTctcactttttaagaaaatgtgcATGGTAAGAGCTAGGTGCCTTGTGCGGACAAACCCTTAAGATcgttaatttttgttttcttgtgagGACAAATCCTTAAGAAACTGGAGAAAGTGTATACTAAAAAAGATTTGGAATTGACATTTAAATATTTCATTGTATTTACGGTTGGTGATATTACATGAGTTAATTTTTAGTACATGTGTACGATGAAATCTTGTGTGAATTAGAATAAGTACTTTATTTTTTTGTGGATTATGTTGATTGTTGTATGctttcaatgtttttaagttttttatgaaactatttgactgaaatatatttttcttctatgtttattttaatactgtttagtattttttttttaaaaaaataataagcggGTTGGCCTGCCTAACCTGCGGCCCAAGGTGGGTTGGGCTGGGTTGGCCATTTAGAGGCCCGTCAAAATGGCGGGCTGGCCCGTCCCGTCAgcccgttttgacatgtatacTTGTTGGGAGGCTTTACATTTCTTCTTTGTCTATCCCTAGCAAGCTGGTAATGACTTAAGTCTTCTTGTTCATTAAGATCTTCTTCTTCCGTATAAACTTGTGTTGCCTCTTTCTTTATTGTGGATGCAATTTTTTCTTCATTTCCAGATGTTCCATGATTGTCCTTATCTACATATGTACCTCTGTCCTTTTCTGTAACACTTTGAGGAGTATTCTCATTCAGCATCTCTTGTTCATTAAAAATAACATCCCTGCTTGTTATGAGTTTAGATTTAGCTCCATCTTTGGCCCAACATCTATATCCTTTGGTTCCATCAGGATACCCCAAGAATATGCACTTCTTGGATCTTAATTCAAGTTTTCCCTCATTCACATGTACATAGGCAGGACACCCAAAAATCCTCAGATTTGAGTAATCAGATTTGTTTCCAGACCACATCTCTTCGGGTGTTTTGAAACTTAGTGCAGTTGGTGGTGATCTATTGATCAGGTGAACTGCTGTAGAAGCAGCCTCTCCCCAAAAATTCTTTCCTACGTTTGCAAACTTTAACATGCATCGGACTCTTTCTAAAATGGTTCTATTCATCCTTTCCGCAATatcattttgttgaggagtgtTCTTAACTGTCCGATGTCTTGCTATGCCATGTTCTTTGCTGTATTCTGTGAATTCATCACTGAGATATTCAAGTCCATTGTCAGTCCGGagtcttttgattttctttcctGTTTGGTTTTCAACTAATGCTTTCCATTGCTTGAAGGTTTTGAAGGCTTCACTCTTCTGTTTTAGAACATATAGCCACACTTTCCTCGAACAGTCATCAATGAAGATGATGAAATATTTGGCTCCACCTAGTGTATTGACAGTTGTAGGCCCCCAAATATCCGAGTGTATATAGTCTACTGTCCCTTTGGTGTTGTGTTTTGCAGTGTGGAACTTTACTCTAGTTTGTTTTCCAAGTACACAATATTCATAGAAGCTCAGCCTATTAACTTCATCATTTCCAAAAGCACCTTGTCTTTTTAATTCATCTATTCCTCTTTGGCTTATATGTCCAAGCCTCAGGTGCCAAACTCTAGTCATATCAGATAGAGTTTCTGTGGCTAAGTTCAAAGATGGAATAATTGTTTCGCCCTGCAGCACATATAAGCCATTTTGTTTTATTCCTTCCATAATAACAAGAGATCCAGAACTTACTTTGATTATTCCACCAACTGCTTTGTAGGAATAACCTTTGCCATCTAAGCTTCCAAGTGATATATGATTTCTCCTCAGACCTGGTACATATCTCACATCAGTGAGTGTTTTACATGTACCATCTTTCATTCTGATACTTATCGATCCTATTCCAGCAATGGTGCATTCGGCATCATTACCCATTACCACTTTACCTCCTTCATAGTTATTTAGTTGCTCGAACCAATCCTTATTTGGAGTCATGTGATATGTGCATCCTGAGTCTAATATCCAGTCTTTATCATTGTGGGATGTAGTGACTGTTAGCACCTCAGAGCTCTCATATCCATCAGAGAGCATTGCAAGATCGCTTGACTCGGTTTCTTTTGCTTTTCATTTGTGTTTTCTCTCAGGGCAATCTCGCTTGAAGTGCCCTTCTTTATGACAGAGGAAACATTTCAATCTTGTTCGAGATTTAGATCTAGTTCTACTCCTCTTCTTGTGCGAATTGAATCTCTTATCTGATCTTCCTCTCATTATCAATCCTTCACCATCTTCTTCATTTCTTAccttttttttcttgattttctttgGCTTTAATGGCAGTCACGACTTCATCAAGAGATATGTTGTCTCTTGAGAACTTCATTGTGTCAACAAAGATCTCATAATATTTCGGTAATGAATTCATGATCAATACTGCTTTGTCCTCATCTTCAATATTGATAGCAAGGTTTTCCAAAGCGATAATAATCTTGTTGAATTCATCAAGATTGTCTTCAATGGTTTTTTCTTCCATCATCTTGAATCCGAATAATTGCCCTTTGAGATGGATTCGGTTGTAGAGTGTGTTTGTCATGTATAGCTGTTCTAGTTTCAGCCGTACTCCTGTCGCGTTGGTTTCTTTGTCAACTTCACGTAGGACACAATCACTTAGATGCAGAATCAGGGTGCTGTACGCTTGCTCCAGGATCTCTGCCTTTTGATCGGGTGTGAGTGTTGGTGGCAACTGTTTTTCCCCTTCAAGAGCTTTGGCAACCTTCATTTGTACCAGAATTGCCTTCATCCTCTTACGCCATATCGAGAAATCTGTTTTGCCATCAAATCTTTCAATCTCTACGTGAGTGATCCCCATTCTTGAAAATATTATCACCG
The sequence above is a segment of the Primulina tabacum isolate GXHZ01 chromosome 6, ASM2559414v2, whole genome shotgun sequence genome. Coding sequences within it:
- the LOC142550199 gene encoding secreted RxLR effector protein 161-like, with product MEQAKQVITPIGAHIKLSAVQSPVTEDGINEMKIIPYANAVGSIMYGMVCTRPDLAYASSLVSRFMSNPGPEHWQAVKWILRYLKGSQDIGLTYTGRWSEREKVEGYVELDFASDQDRRKSQTSYVFTLYGNTISWKASLQPIVALSTTEAEYVAAIEAFKEALWIKGIVEEIEGMKAEASILCDSQWAVQLAKNPIHHERTIHIDVRLHFIRDVIESGKVNIKKVPTEDNHNDQEEIC